The following proteins are encoded in a genomic region of Xenopus laevis strain J_2021 chromosome 3L, Xenopus_laevis_v10.1, whole genome shotgun sequence:
- the LOC121401500 gene encoding uncharacterized protein LOC121401500: MEVLAKKMAMVKCSGQIIKCMQGSPDPWAKAQDYVARAIDDKSLSKGGHTWIEWIDPLVWRCLLPDRICLIGSARYCPPQGGHIGGRSARLATSLSARSRSGKPVGGPHTRANKLPTQSVGSFYRPVYGHLKSKGKGTLVSAACWIAEQYKTLYVQKGNLEEKVHCLNVLVDSLKFSVENAAAINVSNQKTTTEYKQVCIENEQLKQRLRDAESLVATFRKAGADHSNCKSELKQLNAQLGARACVVSAVKVENTAKNDRNVTDVKCIKDSNMNCELAVKSKMLNVDCYRQAKPPVVTLKCTENRTAVQKQDVPKVQVHKPIQPRRQPGSERVFAIKATHPEKQSVYGTDTWIPYHVLKTPNERLSEENSSLKNAWGKFNNELESLKIEISQMKRTKDDVNRC; the protein is encoded by the exons ATGGAGGTTTTAGCTAAAAAGATGGCCATGGTCAAATGCTCAGGACAGATTATTAAATGTATGCAAGGATCTCCAGATCCATGGGCTAAGGCTCAAGATTATGTGGCCAGGGCAATTGATGACAAATctctgtctaaaggtggccatacatggatagagtggatagatccgctcgtttggcgatgtctgcTGCCTGATCGGATCTGCctgatcggatctgcccgatattgcccacctcaaggtgggcatatcggagggagatccgctcgtttggcgacatcg ctttcggccagatctcgatcagggaagcccgtcgggggcccccatacacgggccaataagctgccgacacagtctgtcggcagcttttatcgacccgtgtatggccaccttaagtcaaagGGTAAAGGTACACTGGTTTCTGCTGCCTGTTGGATAGCAGAACAGTATAAAACGTTATATGTGCAAAAAGGGAATCTTGAAGAAAAGGttcattgtttaaatgttttagtagattCTCTAaaattttctgtagaaaatgCTGCTGCTATTAATGTTAGTAACCAGAAAACAACTACAGAGTACAAGCAGGTTTGCATAGAGAATGAGCAGCTCAAACAAAGGCTGAGGGATGCAGAAAGTTTGGTTGCAACCTTCAGAAAAGCAGGGGCTGATCATTCAAATTGCAAATCTGAGCTTAAACAGTTAAATGCTCAGTTGGGAGCAAGAGCTTGTGTAGTTTCTGCAGTTAAAGTAGAGAACACTGCTAAAAATGATAGAAATGTAACTGATGTGAAATGCATAAAAGACAGCAATATGAATTGTGAATTAGCAGTCAAAAGTAAAATGCTAAATGTGGATTGTTATAGACAGGCCAAGCCTCCTGTAGTAACATTGAAATGTACAGAAAATAGGACTGCAGTACAAAAGCAGGACGTTCCTAAAGTACAGGTTCATAAACCTATTCAACCCAGGAGGCagcctggcagtgaaagggtgttTGCCATAAAGGCTACCCACCCTGAGAAACAAAGTGTGTACGGTACAGATACATGGATTCCCTACCATGTTCTTAAAACTCCAAATGAAAGGCTGAGTGAAGAGAACTCAAGTCTGAAAAATGCATGGGGAAAATTTAACAATGAATTGGAGAGTCTCAAGATAGAGATTTCTCAAATGAAAAGAACAAAAGATGATGTAAATCGGTGCTAA